A stretch of the Neptunomonas phycophila genome encodes the following:
- a CDS encoding patatin-like phospholipase family protein, producing the protein MATVSLVLGSGGARGYAHIGVIEVLEEHGYTINCVAGSSMGALVGGLYAAGALEDYADWVKTLNRFNVLAMLDITFKMGAIRGDKLFSKLREIAGDPDIESLPIPFTAVATDLVHHKEIWFQRGSLQDAIRASIAVPGVFTPVEENRRVLVDGGILNPLPIVATVAAHSDLIIAVDLNGQGDLPDFEVPQPSCPILATDGPHYDAQVLRELEADKEALRKSKLDGNIDILMGAIEVMQGALSQYKVAGYPPDLLISVPTDTCRFHDFHMATEVIAVGRQVAEAALVELENQSLSR; encoded by the coding sequence ATGGCAACGGTCTCATTAGTCCTAGGCAGCGGTGGTGCACGAGGCTATGCACATATTGGTGTGATAGAAGTCCTTGAAGAACATGGATACACCATCAATTGTGTAGCGGGCAGCTCCATGGGAGCGTTAGTAGGTGGTTTATATGCTGCCGGCGCTTTGGAGGATTATGCAGATTGGGTTAAAACGTTGAACCGTTTTAACGTGCTTGCCATGTTAGATATCACGTTCAAAATGGGCGCGATTCGTGGTGATAAGCTGTTTAGTAAACTGCGTGAAATAGCGGGTGACCCCGACATTGAATCGTTGCCTATTCCTTTTACCGCTGTCGCTACGGATTTGGTGCATCATAAAGAAATATGGTTTCAACGTGGATCGCTGCAAGATGCTATCCGTGCTTCTATCGCTGTACCCGGTGTGTTTACACCGGTAGAAGAAAACCGTCGAGTATTAGTTGATGGCGGTATTCTTAACCCGCTGCCTATTGTCGCGACTGTCGCGGCTCATTCCGATTTGATTATCGCCGTCGATTTAAATGGGCAGGGAGATCTACCTGATTTTGAAGTCCCTCAGCCTAGTTGCCCTATTTTGGCGACAGACGGCCCTCATTACGATGCACAAGTTTTGCGCGAGTTAGAAGCTGATAAAGAAGCGCTTAGAAAATCAAAGCTCGATGGTAACATTGATATTCTCATGGGGGCTATTGAAGTGATGCAGGGAGCGTTGAGCCAATACAAAGTGGCGGGTTATCCTCCTGATTTGCTCATTTCTGTTCCTACTGATACATGCCGATTTCATGACTTCCATATGGCAACGGAAGTGATCGCTGTGGGGCGACAAGTGGCGGAAGCAGCGCTAGTTGAGTTGGAAAATCAATCGCTTAGTCGTTAA
- a CDS encoding DUF4892 domain-containing protein has product MIINTVKSFIEKALLVGLFGLSLGVMPHALAASDVRGSSDDTSIERYRGSWIVNYRLTPDADYRLVLGGIETVNGVERPESSQRLSGQLTRITYQIPQGTRTRELNRFFTDQLKESDAELLFTCNGRACGSSTVWANQVFNESTLLGLVDSQFVITAKLPGQYAVVYIVERGNRKVYAHLDLIETDAAARIGADALDQGFAILAVDQQSDIDVITQINQQIVQEGRQATLVVHHKGNGFEDALEKSQRLAEQLSASLLARNVDISVTSVGAWVPSVLQEFTSVVVLVIEG; this is encoded by the coding sequence ATGATAATAAACACTGTTAAATCGTTTATCGAAAAAGCTTTGTTGGTAGGGCTGTTTGGATTGTCGCTGGGTGTAATGCCCCACGCCTTAGCTGCCTCTGATGTGCGAGGCTCATCAGATGATACAAGTATTGAGCGCTATCGCGGTTCTTGGATTGTTAATTATCGTCTCACCCCCGATGCTGATTATCGCCTCGTGCTAGGGGGTATAGAAACCGTTAATGGCGTGGAAAGGCCTGAATCGTCTCAGCGATTATCTGGGCAACTAACGCGTATTACTTATCAAATTCCGCAAGGTACTCGAACGCGCGAGCTTAATCGTTTCTTTACTGACCAGCTAAAAGAAAGCGATGCTGAATTACTGTTTACATGTAATGGACGAGCGTGTGGCAGTAGCACTGTCTGGGCTAATCAGGTGTTTAATGAGTCTACCTTGTTAGGTTTGGTGGATTCTCAATTCGTTATCACGGCTAAATTGCCTGGTCAGTATGCAGTGGTCTACATTGTAGAGAGAGGCAACCGTAAAGTTTACGCGCATCTTGACCTAATCGAGACAGACGCTGCCGCGAGAATTGGGGCTGACGCTCTGGATCAAGGCTTCGCCATTTTAGCGGTTGATCAGCAATCTGATATTGATGTGATAACACAAATTAATCAGCAAATAGTACAGGAAGGGCGCCAAGCTACATTGGTTGTACATCACAAGGGTAACGGCTTTGAAGATGCGCTTGAGAAAAGCCAGCGTTTGGCAGAGCAACTTAGCGCGTCGTTACTCGCGCGTAATGTGGATATTTCTGTCACCTCTGTCGGAGCGTGGGTGCCTTCAGTTTTGCAAGAGTTTACATCGGTAGTGGTGTTAGTTATTGAGGGGTAG